In one window of Duganella dendranthematis DNA:
- a CDS encoding LPS-assembly protein LptD — protein MPKLQRLAYALSAIFTVSALPSVAYAQSAPPKQRAPRVEDKDAVTIVKAEDLSGRPEREVNLERNAEIVKDKTKVNADSACYRQVENEVEAKSNVKIWRFGDYFTGDELKLNMDSGKGYMLNPTYKLEANHAQGKAERLDFINEDEAVIVNGTYSTCQGFDPDWYLKSDTLNLDSGRDVGTAGKTLIYFKDVPILGTPAMSFSLSGARRSGWLSPTPGFGSKNGAELVVPYYVNIAPNRDLTLYPKVIANRGIQFGALGRYLGETDGGFYRGETYLEFMPHDREYAQANPDEKSDRWMVRSSHTQDITKRWDFSWNFNAASDDNYPNDFSKTVTSSTDRQLLRELRTDYHGDFWTLTARVQKYQVLQDPESVVDPSLFVSRPYDRLPAINFNAAQYDVAGGFDWAFNAELTRFYHPTLINGTRLVAIPQLSYPIIGPSYFITPKVMLNAATYQLDSYQGAGAENLSRAVPTFSLDSGLVFERDIKWGGKSMTQTLEPRLFYVNTPYRDQSKFPTFDTDAATFNFSQIFSENRFVGSDRIGDANQLTAALTSRFLDANGAEALRLAFGQRFYFRDQRVQLDSSTPVGDSRSDILLAATGRISDTWMFDSAVQYNQGERRVVSESYTAQWIPGSKKVLNLGYRYLRDSFKNIELSSQWPIFQRWYGVGRISYSLQGKKILESLVGLEYNADCWVFRTGAQRFVTTSTKASTQIFFQLELNGLSHLGVGSPLEAMKASIPGYQRLNEGYGR, from the coding sequence ATGCCCAAATTGCAGCGCTTGGCGTATGCCTTGTCCGCTATCTTCACTGTCTCGGCGTTGCCTTCGGTCGCCTATGCCCAGAGCGCGCCGCCCAAGCAGCGCGCGCCGCGCGTGGAAGACAAGGACGCCGTCACCATCGTCAAGGCCGAGGACCTCAGCGGCCGTCCAGAGCGGGAAGTCAACCTGGAACGGAATGCCGAGATCGTCAAGGACAAGACCAAGGTCAACGCCGATAGCGCCTGCTACCGGCAAGTCGAAAACGAGGTCGAGGCCAAGAGCAACGTCAAGATCTGGCGCTTCGGCGACTATTTCACCGGCGACGAGCTGAAGCTGAATATGGACAGCGGCAAGGGCTATATGCTCAACCCGACCTACAAGCTGGAAGCCAACCACGCGCAGGGCAAGGCCGAGCGCCTCGACTTCATCAACGAAGACGAGGCGGTGATCGTCAATGGCACCTACAGCACCTGCCAGGGTTTCGACCCGGACTGGTACCTGAAGTCGGACACGCTGAACCTCGATTCCGGCCGCGACGTCGGCACCGCCGGCAAGACGCTGATTTATTTCAAGGACGTGCCAATCCTGGGCACGCCGGCGATGTCGTTCTCGCTGTCGGGCGCGCGCCGCTCCGGCTGGCTGTCGCCGACGCCCGGCTTCGGTTCCAAGAACGGCGCCGAGCTGGTGGTGCCGTACTACGTCAACATCGCGCCAAACCGCGACCTGACGCTGTACCCGAAAGTGATTGCCAACCGCGGCATCCAGTTCGGCGCGCTGGGCCGCTACCTGGGCGAGACCGACGGCGGTTTCTACCGCGGCGAAACCTATCTCGAATTCATGCCGCATGACCGCGAGTATGCGCAGGCCAACCCGGATGAAAAGAGCGACCGTTGGATGGTGCGCTCGAGCCACACCCAGGACATCACCAAGCGGTGGGACTTCAGCTGGAACTTCAACGCGGCGTCGGACGACAACTATCCGAATGACTTTTCCAAGACCGTCACCAGCTCGACCGACCGGCAGCTGCTGCGCGAACTGCGCACCGACTACCACGGCGATTTCTGGACCCTGACCGCGCGCGTGCAGAAGTACCAGGTGCTGCAGGACCCGGAATCGGTGGTGGACCCGTCGCTGTTCGTGTCGCGCCCGTATGACCGCCTGCCGGCGATCAACTTCAACGCCGCGCAGTACGACGTGGCCGGCGGTTTCGACTGGGCCTTCAACGCCGAGCTGACCCGCTTCTACCACCCGACGCTGATCAACGGCACCCGACTGGTGGCGATTCCGCAGCTGAGCTACCCGATCATCGGACCGAGCTATTTCATCACGCCGAAGGTGATGCTCAACGCCGCCACCTACCAGCTTGACTCCTACCAGGGCGCCGGCGCCGAGAACCTGTCGCGCGCGGTGCCGACCTTCTCGCTGGACTCCGGCCTGGTGTTCGAGCGCGACATCAAGTGGGGCGGCAAGAGCATGACGCAGACGCTGGAGCCGCGCCTGTTCTATGTCAACACGCCATACCGCGACCAGAGCAAGTTCCCGACCTTCGACACCGATGCGGCCACCTTCAACTTCAGCCAGATCTTCAGCGAAAACCGCTTCGTCGGCTCGGACCGGATCGGCGACGCCAACCAGCTGACCGCCGCGCTGACCTCGCGCTTCCTGGACGCCAACGGCGCCGAAGCGCTACGCCTGGCGTTTGGCCAGCGCTTCTACTTCCGCGACCAGCGCGTGCAGCTCGATTCGTCGACGCCGGTGGGCGACAGCCGCTCCGACATCCTGCTGGCCGCCACCGGCCGCATCTCGGACACCTGGATGTTCGACAGCGCGGTGCAGTACAACCAGGGCGAGCGCCGTGTGGTGTCGGAAAGCTATACCGCGCAATGGATACCGGGGTCGAAGAAGGTGCTGAACCTGGGCTACCGCTACCTGCGCGACAGCTTCAAGAATATCGAGTTGTCGAGCCAGTGGCCGATCTTCCAGCGCTGGTATGGCGTCGGCCGCATCAGCTACTCGCTGCAGGGCAAGAAAATCCTGGAAAGCCTGGTCGGCCTCGAATATAACGCCGATTGCTGGGTGTTCCGCACCGGCGCGCAGCGCTTCGTGACCACCTCGACCAAAGCGTCGACCCAGATCTTCTTCCAGCTGGAGCTGAACGGCCTGTCGCACCTGGGCGTCGGCAGCCCGCTGGAGGCCATGAAGGCCAGCATTCCGGGCTATCAGCGCCTGAATGAGGGCTATGGCCGCTAA
- a CDS encoding aminoglycoside phosphotransferase family protein has protein sequence MSLLQNLTSDTRLALLATWLRGLKVVDVDSIRPASADASFRRYFRVNVLPEQQAALGLTLIVMDAPPERENVLGFVKVDEMLTHAGVTVPRIVATDYEAGFMLLSDLGNTTYLSALTHDNASTMYAEALEALVKFQITSRPDVLPEYDRAFLQREMSLFPEWYIGQHLKATLTDKQSAELQAVFDAILANVTAQAQVFVHRDFHSRNLMVVDANNPGVLDFQDALYGPMTYDLASLLRDAYVQWDEELVLDWAIRYWQHARSLGLPVNQDIDAFYKDFEYMGLQRHLKILGLFCRLNYRDGKAQYLDDLPTVMDYVRKTAGRYKDLRPLVRLLDLLEDSQPQVGYTF, from the coding sequence ATGTCTTTATTACAGAATTTAACTTCCGATACACGTCTGGCACTGTTGGCAACCTGGCTGCGCGGCCTGAAGGTGGTCGATGTCGACAGTATTCGTCCGGCGTCGGCCGACGCCAGCTTCCGCCGTTACTTCCGTGTCAACGTCTTGCCCGAACAACAAGCGGCGCTGGGCCTGACCCTGATCGTCATGGACGCTCCGCCCGAACGCGAAAATGTACTGGGCTTCGTCAAAGTTGACGAAATGCTCACGCACGCCGGGGTCACCGTGCCGCGCATCGTCGCCACCGATTATGAAGCCGGCTTCATGCTGCTGTCCGACCTCGGCAACACCACTTATCTGTCGGCGCTGACCCACGACAACGCCTCGACCATGTACGCCGAGGCGCTGGAAGCGCTGGTCAAGTTCCAGATCACCAGCCGTCCCGACGTGCTGCCGGAATACGACCGCGCCTTCCTGCAGCGCGAAATGAGCCTGTTCCCCGAGTGGTACATCGGCCAGCACCTGAAAGCCACGCTGACCGACAAGCAGAGCGCCGAGCTGCAAGCCGTGTTCGACGCCATCCTGGCCAACGTCACCGCCCAGGCGCAGGTATTCGTGCACCGCGACTTCCACTCGCGCAACCTGATGGTGGTGGACGCCAACAATCCCGGCGTGCTGGACTTCCAGGACGCGCTGTACGGCCCGATGACCTATGACCTCGCCTCGCTGCTGCGCGACGCCTACGTGCAGTGGGACGAAGAACTGGTGCTCGACTGGGCGATCCGCTACTGGCAGCACGCCCGCTCGCTGGGCCTGCCGGTCAACCAGGACATCGACGCGTTCTACAAGGACTTCGAGTACATGGGCCTGCAGCGCCACCTGAAGATCCTCGGTCTGTTCTGCCGCCTCAACTACCGCGACGGCAAGGCGCAATACCTGGACGACCTGCCGACCGTGATGGACTACGTGCGCAAGACGGCCGGCCGCTACAAGGACCTGCGTCCGCTGGTCAGGCTGCTCGACCTGCTGGAAGACAGCCAGCCGCAAGTCGGCTACACCTTCTGA
- the murU gene encoding N-acetylmuramate alpha-1-phosphate uridylyltransferase MurU, which yields MKAMIFAAGRGERMRPLTDTTPKPLLKVRGRPLIVWHILNLVKAGITEIVINHAHLGDQIEQTLGDGSQFGAKLLYSREEKALETAGGIAQARALLGEEPFVAISGDIYVPYFDFEQVKDVLHDKDMWGNPYPADKRDICWLYMVPNPDWHPDGDFGLTMYSLTNDGAPKWTFGNIGVYRMEMFDRIAAGEYAKLGPLLREYADKKQVGGEVYEGEWHNVGTVQQLDLLNAPRAALAAAGKGRQ from the coding sequence ATGAAAGCGATGATCTTCGCCGCCGGACGCGGCGAACGCATGCGTCCACTGACCGACACCACGCCCAAGCCGCTGCTCAAAGTGCGCGGCCGGCCGCTAATCGTCTGGCACATCCTCAACCTGGTCAAGGCCGGCATCACCGAGATCGTCATCAACCACGCCCACCTGGGCGACCAGATTGAGCAGACCCTCGGCGACGGCAGCCAGTTCGGCGCCAAGCTGCTGTACTCCCGCGAAGAAAAGGCGCTGGAAACCGCCGGCGGCATCGCCCAGGCGCGCGCGCTGCTGGGCGAAGAACCGTTCGTCGCCATCTCCGGCGACATCTACGTGCCCTACTTCGACTTCGAGCAGGTCAAGGACGTCTTGCACGACAAGGACATGTGGGGCAATCCCTACCCGGCCGACAAGCGCGACATCTGCTGGCTGTACATGGTGCCCAATCCAGACTGGCATCCGGACGGCGACTTCGGCCTGACCATGTACTCGCTGACCAATGACGGTGCGCCGAAATGGACCTTCGGGAACATCGGCGTCTACCGCATGGAGATGTTCGACCGCATCGCCGCCGGCGAGTATGCCAAGCTTGGCCCGCTGCTGCGCGAATACGCCGACAAGAAGCAGGTGGGCGGCGAAGTGTACGAAGGCGAATGGCACAACGTCGGCACGGTGCAGCAGCTCGATCTGCTCAACGCGCCGCGCGCCGCGCTGGCGGCGGCCGGCAAGGGCCGGCAGTGA
- the pepP gene encoding Xaa-Pro aminopeptidase, which translates to MQPMTTGADVVRYADRRARLLAQLPAGAVAVLHTAPEVTRNADSEYLYRHDSYFYYLTGFTEPEAAVVLVAAHGDTPARAILFCREKNLEREIWEGFRYGPEAARAAFGFDEAHTIDALDERMAALLSNAPALYYALGGTLDTRVAGWLSAVRAKARTGVTAPAVAADLLPLLDDMRLLKDAHEQAIMQRAANISAQAHIRAMRAARAGVHEYELEAELLYEFRRNGAQAPAYNSIVAAGANACVLHYSANNAQSRDGDLVLIDAGCELDGYASDITRTFPVNGRFSAPQKRLYELVLAAQAAALKAIGPGLPYAGAHEAAVQVMAQGMLDLGLLSGTLDDVIAGKRYTQFYMHGTGHWLGMDVHDVGQYRDVTLADKPSRTLQAGMVVTVEPGIYVRPAAGVPEEYWNIGIRIEDDVLVTADGHTILSAAAPKTVDEIEQLMQQP; encoded by the coding sequence ATGCAGCCCATGACCACAGGCGCCGACGTGGTCCGCTACGCTGATCGGCGCGCGCGCCTGCTGGCGCAACTGCCGGCCGGCGCCGTGGCCGTGCTGCACACAGCCCCCGAAGTCACGCGCAACGCCGACAGCGAATACCTGTATCGCCACGACAGCTACTTCTATTACCTGACCGGCTTCACCGAGCCGGAAGCGGCCGTGGTGCTGGTCGCTGCACACGGCGACACGCCGGCGCGCGCCATCCTGTTCTGCCGCGAAAAAAACCTCGAACGCGAAATCTGGGAAGGCTTCCGCTACGGCCCGGAAGCCGCGCGCGCAGCCTTCGGCTTTGACGAAGCCCACACCATCGACGCGCTGGACGAACGCATGGCCGCGCTGCTGTCGAATGCGCCGGCGCTGTACTACGCGCTGGGCGGCACGCTCGACACGCGCGTGGCCGGCTGGCTGTCCGCAGTACGCGCCAAGGCCCGCACCGGCGTCACCGCGCCGGCCGTCGCCGCCGACCTGCTGCCGCTGCTGGACGACATGCGTCTGCTGAAGGACGCACACGAACAGGCCATCATGCAGCGCGCCGCCAACATCTCGGCACAAGCGCACATCCGCGCCATGCGCGCCGCCCGCGCCGGCGTCCACGAATACGAACTGGAAGCGGAGCTGCTGTATGAATTCCGCCGCAATGGCGCGCAAGCACCAGCCTATAACTCCATCGTGGCGGCCGGCGCGAACGCCTGCGTGCTGCACTACAGCGCCAACAACGCGCAATCGCGCGATGGCGACCTGGTACTGATCGACGCCGGATGCGAACTGGATGGCTATGCCTCCGACATCACCCGCACCTTCCCGGTCAACGGCCGTTTCAGCGCGCCGCAAAAGCGCCTGTACGAACTGGTACTTGCCGCGCAAGCCGCCGCGCTGAAGGCCATCGGCCCCGGCTTGCCCTACGCCGGCGCGCACGAAGCGGCGGTGCAGGTAATGGCGCAGGGCATGCTGGATCTGGGCCTGCTGAGCGGCACATTGGACGACGTCATCGCCGGCAAGCGCTACACGCAGTTCTACATGCACGGCACCGGCCACTGGCTGGGCATGGACGTGCACGACGTCGGCCAGTACCGCGACGTCACGCTGGCCGACAAGCCATCGCGCACGCTGCAAGCGGGCATGGTGGTGACGGTGGAACCGGGCATCTACGTGCGGCCGGCCGCCGGGGTGCCGGAAGAATACTGGAACATCGGCATCCGCATCGAAGACGACGTACTGGTGACCGCCGACGGCCACACCATCCTGAGCGCCGCCGCGCCCAAGACCGTGGACGAGATAGAACAACTGATGCAGCAACCATGA
- a CDS encoding FAD-dependent monooxygenase yields the protein MAICGAGPAGMALAALLVKRGVPAHRIALIDAKTLAQASTDPRSLALSWGSRQILEEISAWPTAATAIEQIHVSRRGQFGRSLIDRKDYDLPALGYVTRYGAIVTALGAECERAGIVSLRPARVLTLDEQSDAVTLILDANGAPQTLRAAIVVQAEGGLFNEQLVRAVNRDYQQTAIIAQVRSSTPPPHRAYERFTEQGPLALLPQNDEYSLVWCVRPQNADALMALNDKDFLSALGQAFGDRVGSFTHATPRLGFPLGLNAAAHSTARTVTIGNAAQTLHPVAGQGLNLGLRDVTVLARLLAQGATPEKLAQYTELRQRDRSTTVRLTDTMARVFANESPLQGLLGLSLAAIDMVGPARSLLAELMMYGRR from the coding sequence ATGGCCATCTGCGGCGCAGGGCCGGCCGGCATGGCGCTGGCGGCGTTGCTGGTCAAGCGCGGCGTGCCTGCTCACCGCATCGCCCTGATCGACGCCAAGACGCTGGCGCAAGCCAGCACCGACCCGCGCTCACTAGCGCTGTCCTGGGGCAGCCGGCAGATACTCGAAGAGATCAGCGCCTGGCCGACCGCCGCCACCGCCATCGAACAAATCCACGTCTCCCGTCGCGGCCAATTCGGCCGCAGCCTGATCGACCGCAAGGACTACGACCTGCCGGCACTGGGCTACGTCACCCGCTACGGCGCCATCGTCACCGCCTTGGGCGCCGAATGCGAACGCGCCGGCATCGTCTCGCTGCGCCCCGCGCGCGTGCTGACACTGGATGAACAAAGCGACGCCGTCACCCTGATCCTGGACGCCAACGGCGCACCGCAAACGCTGCGCGCCGCCATCGTGGTGCAGGCCGAAGGCGGCCTGTTTAACGAGCAGCTGGTGCGCGCCGTCAACCGCGACTACCAGCAAACCGCCATCATCGCGCAGGTGCGCAGCAGCACCCCGCCGCCGCACCGCGCCTACGAACGCTTCACGGAACAAGGCCCGCTGGCGCTGCTGCCACAGAATGACGAATACTCGCTGGTGTGGTGCGTGCGTCCGCAGAATGCCGACGCGCTGATGGCGTTGAACGACAAGGACTTCCTGTCGGCGCTGGGCCAGGCCTTTGGCGACCGAGTTGGCAGCTTCACGCACGCCACGCCGCGCCTCGGCTTCCCGTTGGGATTGAACGCCGCAGCGCACAGCACCGCGCGCACCGTCACCATCGGCAACGCCGCGCAGACGCTGCATCCGGTGGCAGGCCAGGGCCTGAATCTTGGCCTGCGCGACGTCACCGTGCTGGCGCGCCTGCTGGCCCAAGGCGCCACGCCGGAGAAGCTGGCGCAATACACCGAGCTACGGCAGCGCGACCGCAGCACAACGGTGCGCCTGACTGACACCATGGCCCGCGTCTTCGCCAACGAATCGCCACTGCAAGGACTGCTCGGCCTCTCGCTGGCCGCCATCGACATGGTCGGCCCCGCGCGCAGCCTGCTGGCCGAACTGATGATGTACGGCCGTCGCTAA